A genomic segment from Flavobacteriales bacterium encodes:
- a CDS encoding FAD-binding protein yields MRHRLGLGASDPIHFRVIKRSLDARRKIVYRLRIQVSTDGPLEVDPIEPNIQPLESSSESVHIIGAGPAGLFAALQCLEMGLRPVVYERGKDVRARRRDIAKLNKEHIVDPESNYCFGEGGAGAYSDGKLYTRSKKRGDVQKILETLVLHGAARDILIDAHPHIGTNKLPGIITAIRETILDHGGEIHFNARLTDIIIRDQQVQAILINGDQEIAVDQLILATGHSARDIFTLCRERDIRIENKDFALGVRVEHPQELVDRMQYGKSTRPDILPPASYNLVCQVGDTGVFSFCMCPGG; encoded by the coding sequence TTGAGACACCGTCTTGGTCTTGGAGCTTCTGATCCAATCCACTTCAGGGTCATCAAGCGCTCTCTGGATGCACGAAGGAAGATCGTATATCGACTGCGCATCCAAGTGTCTACCGATGGACCCTTGGAGGTCGATCCTATTGAACCGAATATACAGCCATTGGAGAGCTCCTCTGAGTCTGTTCACATTATCGGGGCAGGGCCTGCTGGATTGTTTGCTGCTCTCCAGTGTCTGGAGATGGGGCTGAGACCTGTGGTCTACGAGAGAGGTAAGGATGTTCGGGCCAGAAGACGGGATATCGCTAAGCTCAATAAGGAGCATATCGTAGACCCGGAGAGCAATTATTGCTTCGGAGAAGGAGGGGCCGGTGCGTATAGCGATGGAAAACTATATACACGATCGAAGAAGCGGGGAGACGTTCAGAAGATACTCGAGACACTGGTCTTACATGGAGCGGCAAGGGATATACTCATAGATGCCCATCCGCATATAGGGACCAATAAGTTACCGGGGATCATCACCGCTATCCGAGAGACGATTCTCGATCATGGGGGTGAGATTCATTTCAATGCCAGGTTGACGGATATCATCATCCGTGACCAGCAGGTACAGGCTATTCTCATCAATGGTGATCAGGAGATAGCAGTAGACCAACTCATTCTAGCTACAGGACATTCAGCGAGGGACATCTTCACACTCTGCAGAGAACGGGATATACGCATCGAGAATAAGGACTTTGCTCTCGGAGTGCGAGTGGAACATCCACAGGAATTAGTGGATCGGATGCAATATGGGAAGAGTACGAGACCCGATATATTACCTCCTGCATCCTATAATCTGGTATGTCAAGTAGGGGATACAGGAGTATTCTCATTCTGCATGTGCCCCGGTGG